In Desulfobacteraceae bacterium, the DNA window AACGGGAATTGCGCGGACTTGGTAAACGCGCCGGTGAAGACCAATGCGAGAATCGGGAGGTAAAAGACGTGCCCCTGTATGGCCCGGGCGGACTCGGCAAGCGCGGAGAGACGGTAAGTCCCGGCAAGCCCACCGATCAGCAGAAACCCGATCAAAAGCGCCAGCCCGCCGGCGCCGGTCACCAGCAGCGCCTGGCGCGCATGCCGGCGGGCGGCGTCGTTTTCGTGGTCAAAGCCGATCAGCAGGTACGACAGCAGCGTCGTCAGTTCCCAAAAGACAAACAGCGTGATCAGGTTGTCGGCGAAGACCACCCCCAGCATGGCCAGCAAAAACAGATGCAGAAAGACGAAGAAGCGGGCGTAATACCGGTTGCCGCGCATGTAGTCGGCCGCAAAAAGAACCACGAAAACGCCGATGCCGCTGACGATCAGGCCGAAGAAGACGCTCAACCCGTCGACGGCGAAATCGGCGTCGACCCCCAGGCCGGGTGCCCACACCCAGGAGAGGTAAGCGGCCCCGCCGCCAACCACCCCCGGCACCTGCAGGCACAAGCCCGCAAAAAGCGCCAGCGGCAAGAGGGCCGTCATCCTGCCGGCAATCACGGAATTTGGCTCCTGCATGGCGTCGCGACCTTGCTGCGGGGGCTGAAACGGCGACGGCGCGGTGTTGAGACTCTGGCGCCGGATTCAGGGGTGCCGTACCACTCGGGAAAGAATCGCCCGCCTGCGCCGGGTTGCGTTTCGCCCAAAGACCTCTTCGGCCGGCGTTTAGCGGGGAATGGGCCGATGGAGGGAGGGCGGGAAACATACCGCAAGCAAGACGCGCAGCGGCTTTTTTTTCGTCGAGACCCTGAAGCCTGGGACCGGCTTCGGCGATTGTGAACGGACCCTTTGGATATGCCAAAAAGAGGGGTGGGTGTCAATCACAACCTCGTCGGCATGACGCCAATCCTTTTAAAACAGATTGACCGGGCGGCGTGCGGCTGAGGCTTTTTTCAGCGGGGATTTTTCGATTGGCGCGGGGCGCGGCGATTATTACGAAAACAACCTGACCGCGGCCATTTATGACACAACCAATTTAATTTATTGACTAAATATTTTATTTTTGAAATACCCATCTGGGCCTGGGATTTTAACGCCCCTTACGCCTGCCGCAAACCGTGCCCTCCCCCTTTTTGATATGGAAAACAACCAGCGCCAGCCCATCGCAAGGATCAGCGAAACAATTCGCGGAATAGTCGACCGGGTCACCTACCACAACCCCGACAGCGGCTGGTCGGTGCTGCGGGTCCTGTCCTTGGACAATCTGTACCGGCAGGAAACGGTGATCGTCCACCAAACAAAGGTTTTCGCCGGCGCCACGATGGAGTTTCGCGGGTTCTGGACGGTTCACCCCAAGTTCGGGCGGCAGTTCAGGGCCACGGAGGCCTTCGAGAGGAAGCCGGCAACCCTGGCGGCCCTGGAAAAATATTTGGGATCGGGTCTCATCAGTGGGGTCGGGCCCAAAACGGCCAAAAAGATCGTCAGGCACTTCGGCGACCAAACCCTTGCTGTCTTTGAAGGGGAAATCTCGCGGCTGCAGGAGGTACGCGGAATCGCCCAAAAAAAGCTCCACACCATCAGCGAGGCCTGGCGCGCGCACCGGGCGATCCGTGATGTGATGATGTTTCTTCAATCCCACGGGATCAGCACCCTCTTTGCGGTCAGGATCTACAAGGCGTATGGGGACAACGCCATCGCCTATGTAACGGAGGACCCCTACCGCCTGGCCAGCGACTTTTTCGGCATCGGTTTTTTTTCCGCCGACAAGGTCGCCTTGAGTATCGGTCTTGCGGCTGACAGCCCCCAGCGAATCATGGCCGGGATCCGGCACGTGCTTTCCGCCAGCAGGGAATTGGGCCATTGCTATCTGACGCAATCCCAGATCCGCTCCCAGGTCCAGGAACTGATCCTGTTGAACGTGACCGATCGCCTGCCGGATCTTCTCGGCCAAATGGTCCGGGAGGGGCTTGCCATGGTCCGGGAGCAGGCCACCCCGGAGGGTGTCACCGAGCCTTGCTACTATGCCAAATCCCTGTACTTCGACGAGTTGTATGTGGCGCAAAAACTCGCCGCCATGAGAACCCCGCCGCAGGTTGACAGTGCGCGAATCGATCGCTGGCTGGATCAATACTGCCGGGTCCGGAACATTTCCCTGAGCGCGGAACAAGCCGATGCCGTAAGGGGGATTGCGGGCGAACGCTGCTCGGTCTTGACCGGGGGTCCCGGCTGCGGCAAAACAACGGCCACCCTGGTCCTGGTCCGGCTGCTGGAGGCGATGGGGCTGAAGGTTCTGCTGGCGGCCCCGACCGGTCGCGCGGCGCAGCGTATGACGGATGTGATCGGCCGGGAATCCAAGACGATTCATCGGCTGCTGGAGTGGCAGATCGGCAAATTCAACAGAAACGAAGACAACCCGTTGGATGTCGATTTCCTGATCGTGGACGAGTGCTCCATGCTGGACATCAACCTGAGCGCCTCGTTGTTGCGGGCGGTGCCGAGCCAAAGCCAGGTCCTTTTCATCGGCGATCCGGACCAGTTGCCATCGGTGGGCGCCGGCAACGTGCTGCGGGACATCATCGCCTCACAGAAAATCCCCTGCTTCCGACTGTCGAAGGTGTTTCGGCAAGCCCAGGCCTCGCGGATCATCCGCCATGCCCACCAGATCAACCAGGGGGTGATGCCCCACATCGATTCCCCGTTTCAAAAACCCGAAATTTGGCAAAACGGGTCCGATTGCCTGTTCATTGACGCCGAGGAAGCCACCGGCGAGCAGCTGAAATTCATCGCCAGGGTGAAAAGGGCCCTCGGGTCGCCGGCAGAAGCGCCGGATGCCGGCGCCGCATCCGCCCTTTACGAATTCCGCTCGGACGAACCGATAACCGCCTACGAAACCGAATGGCGCATTCCGAAAAAATTTCAACACGTCGACCTCGACCTGCTGTTGAAGGCCGGGACCGGGGTTGAGGAACTGCGCACTGTATTAAAAAAGGTGCACCCATGGTCGTCC includes these proteins:
- a CDS encoding AAA family ATPase is translated as MENNQRQPIARISETIRGIVDRVTYHNPDSGWSVLRVLSLDNLYRQETVIVHQTKVFAGATMEFRGFWTVHPKFGRQFRATEAFERKPATLAALEKYLGSGLISGVGPKTAKKIVRHFGDQTLAVFEGEISRLQEVRGIAQKKLHTISEAWRAHRAIRDVMMFLQSHGISTLFAVRIYKAYGDNAIAYVTEDPYRLASDFFGIGFFSADKVALSIGLAADSPQRIMAGIRHVLSASRELGHCYLTQSQIRSQVQELILLNVTDRLPDLLGQMVREGLAMVREQATPEGVTEPCYYAKSLYFDELYVAQKLAAMRTPPQVDSARIDRWLDQYCRVRNISLSAEQADAVRGIAGERCSVLTGGPGCGKTTATLVLVRLLEAMGLKVLLAAPTGRAAQRMTDVIGRESKTIHRLLEWQIGKFNRNEDNPLDVDFLIVDECSMLDINLSASLLRAVPSQSQVLFIGDPDQLPSVGAGNVLRDIIASQKIPCFRLSKVFRQAQASRIIRHAHQINQGVMPHIDSPFQKPEIWQNGSDCLFIDAEEATGEQLKFIARVKRALGSPAEAPDAGAASALYEFRSDEPITAYETEWRIPKKFQHVDLDLLLKAGTGVEELRTVLKKVHPWSSLHYGLAASEVVRKLFLEWIPKYFGDQLEIQIISPMRRGSLGTLNLNRMIQESANPPRKGKSQLLVGEKTLRIGDRVIHRRNNYELGVFNGDIGVISDIDNEKLTCRVSFSPDGRQVLYQRDQIQELDLAYAITIHKSQGSEFGAVIIPVLTQHFKMLFRNLIYTGLTRARKLAVLVGTRRALAMAVRNQDTSQRQTSLKALLIAMAK